The Sesamum indicum cultivar Zhongzhi No. 13 linkage group LG6, S_indicum_v1.0, whole genome shotgun sequence genome has a segment encoding these proteins:
- the LOC105165046 gene encoding glutaredoxin-C10 (The sequence of the model RefSeq protein was modified relative to this genomic sequence to represent the inferred CDS: added 13 bases not found in genome assembly), which translates to MCHVMKRLLSTIGVHPTVIELEEDEIGALSPRDNNNEDSSTVLGGASGAPALYIGGACVGGLESLVALHLSNNLVPKLVEVGALRNEFLIN; encoded by the coding sequence TGAAGCGCCTCCTCTCCACCATCGGCGTCCACCCCACCGTCATAGAATTGGAGGAAGACGAGATCGGCGCACTCAGCCCACGCGATAACAACAACGAGGACTCCTCGACCGTCCTCGGCGGCGCATCTGGAGCTCCGGCTTTGTACATAGGCGGCGCGTGCGTTGGTGGGCTGGAGAGTCTTGTGGCGTTGCACTTGAGTAATAATCTGGTTCCTAAGCTTGTTGAAGTTGGTGCCCTCAGAAAtgaatttctaattaattaa